DNA sequence from the Blastocatellia bacterium genome:
GATCACCGCGATGATGAAAAGCGCCGTGAGCGATCGCGCGTACAGCTCGCTGCAGCGCGCGACCATGTAGACGCCCGCCGTCACCATCGTCGCCGCGTGAATGAGCGCGGAGACGGGCGTCGGTCCCGCCATGGCATCCGGCAGCCAAACGTAGAGCGGAATCTGTGCGCTCTTGCCCGTCGCGCCCACGAACAACAGCAGCGCGATCGCCGTCAAAAGCCCGATCTCGCCAAACGCTTCGGGCTCGGGGAAACGCATGGCGATCGCTTCCATGACTTCCGGAAAGCGCAGCGTCCCGAACGTCGCGAAGATCAGAATGATGCCGAGCGCGAAGCCGAAATCCCCGATGCGATTCACAATGAAGGCCTTCTTCGCGGCGCTCGCCGCATATGTCCGATCGAAGTAGTGGCCGATGAGGAGATACGAACACAGCCCGACGCCCTCCCATCCCACGAACATCACGAGGAAGTTATCGGCCAGCACGAGCACGAGCATCATGAACATGAAGAGGTTCATGTAGGCGAAGAACCGCGCATAGCCCGGATCGCCCCGCATGTACCCGACGGCGAAGACATGGATCCAAAAGCCGACGAAGGTAACGAAGAGAATGAAGACGCCCGAGAGCGCATCCAGATGAAAGCCCCACTCCACGTGCAGCGGTCCGGAGACGATCCAGGAGAAGAACGGCTCCCAGATCACGCGATGCTCCGGAGGCCGCGGCCAAAGATCGCCGAAGAAGACGCGAAAGGCTAAGAGCATCGAGAGCCCCACCGAGCCGCATCCGATCGCAGCGATGAGGCGCTCGCTCCATCGCCGACCGAAGATCCCGATGATCCCCGCCGCGATAAGCGGACTCAGGACGAGTGCCTTCAGCATCCTCCTTCCCCTCCCGGCGCTAGAGCTTCAACAGTTGCGCCTCGTCCACGTTCAGCGTCTCCCGATGCCGGAAGAGCAAGATGATGATGGCCAATCCCACGGCTGCTTCGGCTGCCGCCACGACCATGACGAAGAAGACCAGAATCTGCCCCCCAAGCTCGCGGAAATAGCTGGAGAAGGTGACTGCCGTCAGATTGGCAGCATTCAGCATCAGCTCGATCCCCAACAGCATCACGATCGCATTTCGCTTGACGAAGACCGTGACCGTGCCGATCGTGAAGAGCACGGCGGCCACGGCCAGATACCAAGAGATCGGAATCGTCGTCATCGTCATCCCCTCCGCGCTAAGACGACGGCCCCCAACAGGGCG
Encoded proteins:
- the nuoK gene encoding NADH-quinone oxidoreductase subunit NuoK; protein product: MTTIPISWYLAVAAVLFTIGTVTVFVKRNAIVMLLGIELMLNAANLTAVTFSSYFRELGGQILVFFVMVVAAAEAAVGLAIIILLFRHRETLNVDEAQLLKL